One Gossypium raimondii isolate GPD5lz chromosome 3, ASM2569854v1, whole genome shotgun sequence genomic window carries:
- the LOC105793896 gene encoding RING-H2 finger protein ATL7-like isoform X2, which translates to MRSRSLSVSEPQTSSSSVSAELKLRADWSSLRMRTSPGPDSDLSISMAELGLKKEVREMLPIIIYKETFSIRDTQCSVCLGEYQAEDKLQQIPACGHTFHMDCIDHWLANHTTCPLCRLSVLASSDKLPVIQAANSQVSSNPVNSNGLAVQTVAQNCEETHGVQPLEQTIGDARISQHNSDEQECVNQERV; encoded by the exons ATGAGGTCTCGATCTCTGTCCGTGTCTGAGCCTCAGACTTCTTCTTCAAGTGTTTCAGCAGAGCTTAAGCT GCGAGCCGATTGGTCATCTCTTAGAATGAGAACATCCCCAGGCCCTGATTCTGACCTATCAATATCCATG GCTGAATTGGGGCTCAAGAAAGAAGTAAGAGAGATGCTACCCATCATTATATACAAGGAGACCTTCTCTATACGAGATACTCA ATGCTCCGTATGCCTTGGGGAATACCAAGCGGAGGATAAACTTCAACAGATACCTGCATGTGGCCATACATTTCACATGGACTGCATTGACCATTGGCTTGCCAACCACACCACTTGTCCACTCTGCCGTCTTTCTGTCCTCGCTTCTTCTGATAAATTGCCTGTTATTCAAGCTGCAAACTCTCAGGTGTCATCTAATCCAGTCAATAGTAATGGATTAGCTGTTCAAACAGTGGCCCAAAATTGTGAAGAAACACATGGCGTGCAGCCTCTCGAGCAAACAATAGGAGATGCGAGAATTTCCCAACACAATAGCGATGAACAGGAATGTGTGAATCAGGAAAGAGTTTAG
- the LOC105793896 gene encoding RING-H2 finger protein ATL58-like isoform X1 produces MRSRSLSVSEPQTSSSSVSAELKLYQAFIFSVPIFFAFILLFMFYLFYLRRRRADWSSLRMRTSPGPDSDLSISMAELGLKKEVREMLPIIIYKETFSIRDTQCSVCLGEYQAEDKLQQIPACGHTFHMDCIDHWLANHTTCPLCRLSVLASSDKLPVIQAANSQVSSNPVNSNGLAVQTVAQNCEETHGVQPLEQTIGDARISQHNSDEQECVNQERV; encoded by the exons ATGAGGTCTCGATCTCTGTCCGTGTCTGAGCCTCAGACTTCTTCTTCAAGTGTTTCAGCAGAGCTTAAGCTGTATCAAGCTTTCATCTTCTCAGTCCCCATTTTCTTTGCTTTCATTCTGCTCTTTATGTTCTATTTGTTCTATCTTCGACGCAGGCGAGCCGATTGGTCATCTCTTAGAATGAGAACATCCCCAGGCCCTGATTCTGACCTATCAATATCCATG GCTGAATTGGGGCTCAAGAAAGAAGTAAGAGAGATGCTACCCATCATTATATACAAGGAGACCTTCTCTATACGAGATACTCA ATGCTCCGTATGCCTTGGGGAATACCAAGCGGAGGATAAACTTCAACAGATACCTGCATGTGGCCATACATTTCACATGGACTGCATTGACCATTGGCTTGCCAACCACACCACTTGTCCACTCTGCCGTCTTTCTGTCCTCGCTTCTTCTGATAAATTGCCTGTTATTCAAGCTGCAAACTCTCAGGTGTCATCTAATCCAGTCAATAGTAATGGATTAGCTGTTCAAACAGTGGCCCAAAATTGTGAAGAAACACATGGCGTGCAGCCTCTCGAGCAAACAATAGGAGATGCGAGAATTTCCCAACACAATAGCGATGAACAGGAATGTGTGAATCAGGAAAGAGTTTAG
- the LOC105793896 gene encoding RING-H2 finger protein ATL7-like isoform X3 gives MRTSPGPDSDLSISMAELGLKKEVREMLPIIIYKETFSIRDTQCSVCLGEYQAEDKLQQIPACGHTFHMDCIDHWLANHTTCPLCRLSVLASSDKLPVIQAANSQVSSNPVNSNGLAVQTVAQNCEETHGVQPLEQTIGDARISQHNSDEQECVNQERV, from the exons ATGAGAACATCCCCAGGCCCTGATTCTGACCTATCAATATCCATG GCTGAATTGGGGCTCAAGAAAGAAGTAAGAGAGATGCTACCCATCATTATATACAAGGAGACCTTCTCTATACGAGATACTCA ATGCTCCGTATGCCTTGGGGAATACCAAGCGGAGGATAAACTTCAACAGATACCTGCATGTGGCCATACATTTCACATGGACTGCATTGACCATTGGCTTGCCAACCACACCACTTGTCCACTCTGCCGTCTTTCTGTCCTCGCTTCTTCTGATAAATTGCCTGTTATTCAAGCTGCAAACTCTCAGGTGTCATCTAATCCAGTCAATAGTAATGGATTAGCTGTTCAAACAGTGGCCCAAAATTGTGAAGAAACACATGGCGTGCAGCCTCTCGAGCAAACAATAGGAGATGCGAGAATTTCCCAACACAATAGCGATGAACAGGAATGTGTGAATCAGGAAAGAGTTTAG